From Vigna unguiculata cultivar IT97K-499-35 chromosome 5, ASM411807v1, whole genome shotgun sequence, the proteins below share one genomic window:
- the LOC114186263 gene encoding probable xyloglucan galactosyltransferase GT12, whose amino-acid sequence MDKPKFFDNLRFVFLISFMFCFSLLLLDYYVSVCDRGMEFLIFHMNGTHHAQRHTMMAEPSNSSSTFNETGDCTEKRIHANQNDVSAIPAAQGEVHKRSNVGVVANPVSRNLDSCSGKYIYVHDLGSRFNEDLVKGCHSLMRWFDMCPYMNNLGLGPKVTEKSKEKVLLKENWYATNQFSLEVIFHNTMKHYKCLTKDSSLASAIYVPYYAGLDVGQYLWGGFNVSTRDASPKELVKWLAQQPEWKRMWGRDHFIVGGRISWDFRRVTDSNDDWGNKLMLLPEAKNMSILLIESAGSKENEFPIPYPTYFHPTKEREIFQWQKKMRNVKRPYLFSFVGAPRPDSNSLSSSIRNEIIKQCQSSRSCRFLNCHDSHHHNNCNDPVQVTKVFQSSVFCIQPPGDSFTRRSTFDSILAGCIPVFFDPNSAYNQYFWHLPKNASSYSVYIPVTDVTQKRVIINERLSRVPRRQVLAMKKEIIRLIPRIIYRYPSSRLETVEDAFDIAVKGILGRIEAIKRDTTKVNDSSS is encoded by the coding sequence ATGGACAAGCCTAAGTTCTTTGATAACCTACGGTTTGTGTTTCTAATATCCTTTATGTTCTGTTTCTCATTGCTTCTGTTGGATTATTATGTGTCTGTCTGTGATCGTGGCATGGAGTTTTTAATTTTCCACATGAATGGTACACACCATGCTCAGAGGCACACCATGATGGCTGAACCTTCAAATTCTTCTTCCACTTTTAACGAAACTGGCGATTGTACTGAGAAAAGAATCCATGCAAATCAAAACGATGTATCTGCAATTCCTGCAGCACAAGGTGAAGTTCATAAGAGAAGCAATGTTGGAGTTGTTGCAAATCCTGTATCAAGAAATTTGGATTCTTGTTCAGGCAAATATATCTATGTTCATGATCTTGGTAGCAGGTTCAATGAGGATTTAGTGAAGGGTTGTCACTCTCTGATGAGGTGGTTTGATATGTGCCCTTACATGAACAACTTAGGCCTTGGACCTAAGGTTACTGAGAAATCAAAGGAGAAGGTTCTGCTGAAGGAAAACTGGTATGCAACTAACCAATTCTCACTTGaagttatttttcataacaCAATGAAGCACTACAAGTGCTTAACCAAGGATTCTTCTCTGGCTTCTGCTATATATGTGCCATATTATGCTGGGCTTGATGTTGGTCAGTACCTTTGGGGTGGATTCAATGTTTCAACAAGAGATGCTTCACCAAAAGAACTTGTGAAGTGGCTGGCACAACAACCAGAATGGAAGAGAATGTGGGGTAGGGATCATTTCATAGTTGGAGGGAGAATTAGCTGGGACTTCAGGAGAGTAACAGATAGCAATGATGATTGGGGCAACAAACTAATGCTTTTGCCAGAAGCAAAAAACATGTCAATTCTGCTAATAGAATCTGCTGGTTCAAAGGAAAATGAGTTTCCTATCCCATATCCAACTTACTTTCACCCCACCAAGGAGAGGGAGATTTTTCAGTGgcagaagaaaatgagaaatgtGAAAAGGCCttacttgttttcttttgtaGGTGCTCCAAGGCCTGATTCTAATTCATTGTCATCCTCCATCAGAAATGAGATAATCAAACAATGTCAATCCTCTAGGAGTTGCAGATTTCTGAATTGTCATGATAGTCATCATCATAACAACTGCAATGATCCTGTGCAAGTCACAAAGGTGTTTCAAAGCTCAGTTTTCTGTATCCAGCCTCCGGGGGATTCATTCACCAGAAGATCAACTTTTGACTCTATTCTAGCTGGTTGCATTCCTGTTTTCTTTGATCCAAACTCAGCATATAACCAATATTTCTGGCATTTACCCAAAAATGCTTCTAGCTACTCTGTATATATACCAGTAACAGATGTCACACAGAAGAGGGTAATCATCAATGAGAGATTGTCTAGAGTTCCAAGACGTCAAGTGTTGGCTATGAAAAAGGAGATCATAAGGCTTATTCCAAGAATAATATATCGTTATCCAAGTTCTAGATTAGAGACTGTTGAAGATGCATTTGATATAGCAGTTAAGGGAATTCTTGGGAGAATAGAAGCCATAAAAAGGGACACTACAAAAGTCAATGATTCCAGTTCCTAG